TTCACTCCGCAGACTCTTGACGGGGTCCGCCAGGGCCGCGCGGATGCTCTGGAAGCTGATGGTGACGAGCGCAATGGCAATGGCCAGCAAACCGGCCAGGGCAAAGACCCACCACTCCATGTCAACTTTGTAGGCAAAATCTTTCAGCCACTCGTTCATGGCCCACCAGGCAACGGGCGCGGCCAGCAGCAGGGCAATAAACACCAGCTTCAGGAAATCTTTGGACAGCAGGGCGACAATGCCGGCCACCGACGCGCCCAGCACTTTCCGGATGCTGATTTCTTTGGTGCGCTGCTCGGCCGTAAATGTCGCCAGCCCAAACAGGCCCATGCACGAGATCAGAATTGCCACGGCGGTGGCGGTATTGACCAAGCGGCCGGTTTTCTGCTCTTTTTCGTACAGCTTGGCAATCTGTTCATCCAAAAACTCGTACTCAAATTTTTTGTCGGGATGCACGGCTTTCCACTGTTCCTCGATACGCGCCAGTGCTTCTTTCAGTTCGCCGGTCGATCTGCCCTGTAGCTTGACGCCAAGGTTACGGGCCTGCGGCATATGGCCAATGAAAGCCGGATCAATTTTGGCGTGGAACGATTGCTCATGGAAATCGGCCACGACGCCCACAATCGGGTATGGCTTGCCGTCAAATTCCACGACCTTGTTCAGCGCATCTGCCGGTTTGCGAAAACCCAGGCGTTTGGCGAAGGTGGAATTGATGACCAGTTCCCGAAGCGAATCGCTTTTCTGGTAGTTGCGCCCGGCCAGCAAACGAAGGTTGTAAAGCGGAATGAAATTCTCGTCGCCCACTTTCGCCGACACGTCCAGTTCAACCTCTTTTTTGCCGTAATACTTCATTTTGGTTGTCATGTAACTCATGCCCATCGGCGGAAACCACTGCTTCGTGACCCGTTCCACGCCCGCCAGCTGTTTGATTCGTTCGGCCAGCAGGTCGGTTTTTCCCGCCCGCCCGGAATGCACTTCAATGATGGCGTCGGTTGAAAAGCCCAGGTCTTTGTTGCGGATGTAGTTGAGTTGCCGCTCCACAATGAGTGTTCCGATGATAAAAATGAGGGAAACCGTAAACTGGAAGACAATCAAGGTTTTACGCAGGTAGCCTTTTTGCCCGCCCACCAGCGCGCTTTGTCCTTTCAGCGTCAGCGCGGGCAAATACGACGACAGCACCAGCGAGGGGTAAAAACCGGCCAGCAACGCCGTACAAACCGTCAGGCCCAGCAGAAACACGCCGGTTTCCGGGCTAACTAAATCAAACGATAAGCCTTTCGGGGTAAGCGACTGAAAAGCCGTAAGGATGGGGTTAACAAGCACCAGCGCCAGGATTACCGCCAGCAAAGTCAGCAGGAACGTTTCGCTTAAAAACTGAATGACCAGGCTTTTCCGGCTGCTGCCCAGCACCTTCCGTACGCCCACCTCTTTGGCCCGCTGCACCGACTGCGCCGTCGATAAATTGATGAAGTTGATGGCGGCAATCAGCAGGATAAACACCGCTACCCCCATCATCCCATACAGGGTCGGCAGATGCGCTTTTCGGGAGTAATTATCCACGTAACCAGCGTCAAAATGCAGATCGGCAAGCGGTTGCAGCCCCGGCGTAAACTTGAATTCTTTCGGAAAATGCTTCCGGGAAAACTGCTGAAAAGCCGCCTTGAATTGCTCAGGACGGGCGCCTTCGGGCAATTTGACATATGCCTGCGAAGCCGACCAGATGTCTTCCCACTGATCGAGGTTAATGCTTTTCTTCATCAGGCTGCTGCGAACCGTCGCCATCGAAATAAAGTCCGTGAACGTCAGATCCGTCGGTTTTCCCCACTCCCTGACAATGCCCGAAACCTTAACCCGAACCGAATCCCAATAGATGACCTGCCGACCCAGCATCTGTTCCAGCGGCAGGTCGCCAAAATAGTTGCGGGCTTTCTGTTCCGACAACACGAGTTGAAACGGTTCGTTGAGGGCCGTTTTCGGATTACCGGCCAGCCACTGGTACTGGAAGATTTCGAAATACTGCGGGTCGGCCACGATCATTTCCGCATTATCAACCCCATGGCGCCGGTGTTCAAACCGCTTCGGCTTCCCGGTTCCCTCCGGGATCAGCACCTCCGACTCGATGTTGTGAAAAGCCGCCACCGTACCCAGCCCGGCCACCTCCTGCCGAACAGCCGCCGGAACGGCATTTGGAATAAATCCGACCGGGTGCCAATCCGCCGTGGGGCCGTGTTTTGCCTCACCCACCAGCCGGTAAATTCGCGCCCGGTCCGGATGGAACGTGTCGAAGCTCAGTTCATAGTCCGTAATCAGGTAGATCACCAGACAAGCCGTTACACCCAGACTCAGCCCCAGGAGGTTG
This Larkinella insperata DNA region includes the following protein-coding sequences:
- a CDS encoding ABC transporter permease, translating into MKNPPQLAVRLLELFCAPHLLEEIQGDLHERYGRDVARAGVAQANRRYFLNVLRFIKPFALKRPKAVRSFGDYSNPSFLHPVMIRNYLKTSFRNLTKHKVSALINLLGLSLGVTACLVIYLITDYELSFDTFHPDRARIYRLVGEAKHGPTADWHPVGFIPNAVPAAVRQEVAGLGTVAAFHNIESEVLIPEGTGKPKRFEHRRHGVDNAEMIVADPQYFEIFQYQWLAGNPKTALNEPFQLVLSEQKARNYFGDLPLEQMLGRQVIYWDSVRVKVSGIVREWGKPTDLTFTDFISMATVRSSLMKKSINLDQWEDIWSASQAYVKLPEGARPEQFKAAFQQFSRKHFPKEFKFTPGLQPLADLHFDAGYVDNYSRKAHLPTLYGMMGVAVFILLIAAINFINLSTAQSVQRAKEVGVRKVLGSSRKSLVIQFLSETFLLTLLAVILALVLVNPILTAFQSLTPKGLSFDLVSPETGVFLLGLTVCTALLAGFYPSLVLSSYLPALTLKGQSALVGGQKGYLRKTLIVFQFTVSLIFIIGTLIVERQLNYIRNKDLGFSTDAIIEVHSGRAGKTDLLAERIKQLAGVERVTKQWFPPMGMSYMTTKMKYYGKKEVELDVSAKVGDENFIPLYNLRLLAGRNYQKSDSLRELVINSTFAKRLGFRKPADALNKVVEFDGKPYPIVGVVADFHEQSFHAKIDPAFIGHMPQARNLGVKLQGRSTGELKEALARIEEQWKAVHPDKKFEYEFLDEQIAKLYEKEQKTGRLVNTATAVAILISCMGLFGLATFTAEQRTKEISIRKVLGASVAGIVALLSKDFLKLVFIALLLAAPVAWWAMNEWLKDFAYKVDMEWWVFALAGLLAIAIALVTISFQSIRAALADPVKSLRSE